The Podospora bellae-mahoneyi strain CBS 112042 chromosome 7, whole genome shotgun sequence genomic sequence CAAGCGATGATACCCTGCTATATAGATACCGAGTTCGTATTCTGGAGCTTCGCCACACCTCGTCGCATGAGAGTACAACTCAAATTAATGCCAATTGCTCGCCCAGACAGTTGCAGTCCATATCCATTTCATCAATGTCGCTTTACAACAAACTTCATCACATACACGCGCCGCCATGGCAGagccatcaccagcaacgGTCGAGACACCCCCCGAAACAGCACCATCGGTGGCGGTCGCAAAAACAGACGTTTTCACCGAACCGCGCACCTCTGCACAGatcagaaaagaaaacagagcCACAAATCCGGATCGCGCTCCCTATCACCGCATCTGGAGTCTCTTCTCCCGAGGAATATTGTTGGTCTTCGAGCTCGCAGCCATAGGATACACCGCCTACGTACATGAGCTTGTCAATCGACCCGACTCACCTTTCGAGGGCGGCGTGAAGGACTTTGGTACAAGTTTTGCAGCTGTAGGTGGCGACCTTGAGTAGATGATAAGGTCTCAATGCTAACGCGTCAGGCAAAACAAGTTTGCAGTTGGTGTCGCCGTCAATCTCTCATGTGTCATTGCTTGTTTCATCGATAGATACGACGCCAGCGGGGCTGGGATTGCTGGCTTTTTGGACTTGATACCCGGCATTCTTGGTATCGTTGCCTTCTTGAGTGTCGCAGTAGCAGGATATGGTTACGGAGGAAGTGATTATTACGACAGAGTGGGCTACAGGGCGGAGAGAATGACTCTTGAGCAGCTGTCTCTGGCTGTTGGGTATGATTCCTTGTCGATTCTTTTTGATGCAATCACTGACGAGCAACATAGCATTCTGCACATTCTGTCTTGCTTTGGGGCCTGTGTTGGGTGCTGCATTGTTTGTACTAGGCCCAAAAGCACAACAGTAAAGTCTCGCCCTCAAGGTGACAAGGAAGTTTCATCAAAGGGAGGGGAGCCCAAAATTGCAGCTGCTGGTGTTTGATCATGAGCCAGATGATGCTATTGACAAGCAGTTATACATGATATAAGCACAAATATAGCACAGAAGTTTGGATATGAGGGGAGGTTCAACATTTCTTGATTTAAATAGTACTTTTTGACtcacctaggtacctacatACCATCTCAACACAGATGTGTGCCCATTATCTCAAGCTTTCCATGGCTTTAAGCAGCGCCGCCCTGAGCGGCTCCAGTCTATTACCCTCCACCCAGGAATCGCTGCCTCTCCAGATGCTCTGCAACTTACATAGGATGACATGCGCCTCTTTCAAGATGCACTCATCATTCAAGAGCTCTTGGGAGTTCTCGAAAGCACAAGTCCCAGCAGCATGTTGCACAACTCTAATCACGAAGATGGCAGCGGAATCTGCTGGATTTAGGGGCCGGCCCAAGTCAGTCCAAGAGAAACCCACACCTCCATTGCTAAGCGCCAGGTTAATTCTAAGCTGAATGTCAGGGAAATGTGGGTCAAGTAGGTTGGGGGCTTGGTGAGCGAGAAGCTCGGAGGCGTAGTCAGCAAAGCAGGAGACGGCAAGGGCTGCTGCGGCTGGAttggggatgttgagctCGCTCATCAAGAGCTGCCAGTAAGCCGGGACTTTGGTGTTAGAGTAAGGAGACATCTTTGGTGAGCTTTTTGTTGAAGGTTTCCTGTCTAGGTATATCTAGTGTTAGAGTGGAAAGAAGACGAGGCAGATGTTCACGCTGATACAACTCAGAGCTAAGGCGCGGTTTTATTTAATGGCTCCAAGGGCGCGATGCCTTGTTGTATGACAATGCCATTGTATTTCTAGATTGATTTCGAACAGAACAGACCAGTTGGGATGTCTTTGTTCCTTCCCTTTTGACACTGTTCAAACAATGTTCGACGTGGTCAACAAAGAAATACCAGATAGAAAGTTGAACTGGGATTCTCCTCGAACTCTCGGGTTTCAACCTCGCGATTCTCTCACGCTGTGGACAGAATAATGGGGACTTCTCTTTAGGGTGAAATCAAGGCAGGAAAAGATGACAGACCCGTCCTCGACTATCATTGATACCTCTTTAAAGTACTTTTAAAGACCTTTTGACTTTCTTTATCGATGTATCAAGTATCTTCTAATGCGTATcaactatctttcaaggcttGCTGGTGATCTTCAATGGCCCTCATCTCAAAGTGATAGTGTCTATTATGTCTCCGCGACATGGCTGTCTAGTAGGTTCCCAGGGTGAGAAAGGTACCAGACCCCTCTCCCATTCGTTTCGTCTAGCCTATTCGGCCTTCTGAACAACAAACTTGGTGCAGTCATCCTGCGATCCCCGCTGCGCAATAGGCATGACCACTGGCTGATGGTTCCTAGCAGATATGATGGTGCATACGCGGTACACGCCCTCCAGCAAACCACCCGTTACCTCAGCCTGCAAACCGCCCTTCCCATTgccttcatcatccacaccCTTAAAGTAGGCAAATTTAGTCGGGTCGGGAGGGTTGACAGAACGGAGACTTCCAATGTTCTGAATGGTGATGTGACAGTGCCCAATGATATCGCCGTTCTCATCGAGGTCTTGAGGGGCAGTGTAATATGCAACGCTGGGATTCACGAGAAATCCAGCCCTCAAATGGCGGGTTTGGATCGTGACATTGAACGTCTTTTGCGCAGGGATAATGTCACCCGGTTGCggatgggtgatgatggacgTGATCATGTTAGACGAGGCCGGTATCTTCCCCATGGGTATGCCATTGCAGGATCCAGCCGAATTCTGACGGCCATTGGTGAGAGTTTGACCAACGCAGAAGTTGATAAAGTTGCTCGGATTTCTGCAGGGATCCGTTAGCCTTGCATCAAGAGTAAACATTGGACCAGGAGTGTCGTCTTACGTGTCCGATTTTGACAAGCCTGGTCGAATTCCCGTTGTTCCTTCCTCCAATCCGGTATACAAGCTTGCGCTCTGGACGGCTTTTGGAGAGAGACATGCTGGGCCGGGCTTTGGGTCATGCTTGGTTGAGCCGACAGTAACGGCTTTGACACTGCCAAAAAGTGCGAATGCCCCTATGACGAGTGTATGAGGTTTGACCATTTTGGGCTCCCTGTGAACTGACCTGGACAGTGTCAGATAGAATGGTTGTCGACACGGAGATCAAGGTCAACATCAAGCACAAATGCGACAGGAAAGTAGCTTCTCTTtaaggaagaagagaatgtGACTTTGGCGCTTACCTCAGAAGCATCCTATTCCAAGAACTGTTGATTGGGTGCCAAGGGAAATATAGTGTCTAAGACCGGTTAAAATCAATTTGCTGCCCTCAATGGGGAGACCGAGATGCTCCGGCTTCAAGTAGGTGGACGATGTCTACCAATGACAGATGATCATGCACTGAGTGAGGCGCAGGAATCAACCGATCGTCCTGACTGACATGAGCTTATTATAGTAGTGTATGCACAAACGAGGTAGCTGGCAGGCGGAGTCCACGCCCCAAGTACCAAACCTTTACAAAGGGCAAGGAACCGTCGCACCCCTTGCCACACGTCATGGACGAGAATGTACGCATTGCAAAACTGTCTGTACCACGCCCCCAATATAAGCCAAAGATTCTTCAGggataggtacctaggtaagTAGGTGGCTAACGTGGCACaagatacctacctacctacctagttAATATACCTAACCTCAAGCTATAGCAGGTAACTAGTCTATTGTCCACCTAGAGAACCTAGTGGAGGCTGAATGTATCACCCATTCTACTACCCCATAGAATTGACCATTTCGTCCATGGCGTGTATATCTACATCGTGATTCCCTCGATCTTCCCTAGAATCCTCTCAACGAACTTTATCCCGACCACGATCAGATCCTGTTTGTTATGTGTGACGTCCGAGCTGCCGAACTCATTATTGCCATCATCCAAACAGGTAAGACAATCCACCACAATCTCTGTATACAACCGCCCCATGCGCTGCGGGAGGGTCTGTTTTGCCAGCAAGACAAGATCCTCTTTGATCCATGACGTGGATCCTGGTAAATGGGCATGTTCAAAGTCCCGATTGCTCAGATGCTTTCTCAGCTGCAGTGAATATCCAGGAACAGGAGTTGGGACCGATGATGACGAATTAGCGTAATTGGGGTGATGATAAGGTTGACGAGGTCGAGCTACTGGTGGACGGGTACCAGACCAAAGACCGCCATAATCCAATCTCAAGAAGGCACACACCCAGGCTATATATATCGTGCTGCATAACATATCTCTCCAAAATGCAAAGTCCCTGTCGTGCTGGATGCCGGTAAAGGTTCCGATACCAGGCTGTGTCGCCGAGGCGGTTCGTCTCCATGTTGATGCTTCGAAATTGCGAGAAGCCGACAAGAAAAGCCTGACCCAGTTCCAGAGGTCGCAGAGAAGCAAGAGCTGTTGGGAACAGCAGAATATTGTCCGGACGAATATTCTTGTGTACCAAGTCGCAGGTGTGCACGAAGCTGACAGAACGAACAAGCTGTTTTGCCAGTACGATGACCGAACTGAGACAAACAGGTCTTTGCTCAAGTAAGAGACTGCGAAGGGTTGTAGGCGGCTTGAGAGGGTCTGCCTGGGCCGGAGTATGATACACAATCTGGGGGCCGGGGGGAAAGGTCTTGTTGTCGTCAATAATCTCTAAGAGACCCTTGCAGCGTAGAAGGCCAAATATGCTTGGGTCAACGCTCTGGAGTCTCCTGCATAGTTGATAGGCATCCGATGTAGTGTTTGTGTTGGTATTTGGGGCAGTACCAAGGCCTTCCATGACATACAGACTTTGAGATTTCGGTCGGGCCACAACGTTGACGCTTGAAAAAGGAATGCTGGTTGCTGTGGTAAAGTCCCATCCTGTCTCATCCATGACGATGCTATTCGCGCTTCTGATATCGGTGTTGATCGTGTAATCGATGGCCTTTCTTAACGCAAACATGTGATCCAGAGGGCTTGCGGGAGATTGTTTGTGTGGTAGCTGTCGGGATCTATCTTGTCCTAACTGCTGCAGTGCCGGGTCCAAGACCTTGCCGCCGATGAGCATAATCGTATACCACGATGGATCGAACAGACTTTGCCAGCACTGTAACTCCGTCATCAACGCATCCAACCCTCTTTTGGCCACAGCATATCTCCACCTGTCAAGCTGAAGCATTCTGGTCAGCACATGTCCCTGTCCAGTACTTGTGGAGGCGACTATCGATGAAGCCGCTGCTTCGAGCTGAGATACCGCCTGTAGCAGAGTTCCGTGTAGTCTTTGGAGAAGATCAAAATGACATTGTGCAAGTTCTTCAGTCAGATGATCTTTGATCCCGCGGAGGAAAACGAGCTGTATCTCAAGTTTCGTCCAAATTGTTTCGAGTAAAAGCACCTGATCACAGAGATCTTTCTTCGCAGTCCTGAAAGCTTGGCAGATGCGCAAGGTCTTGTTGGCAAGCTTGATGCAAATGTCGACGACGCTGACAACTGCGAGAGCGAGTTCTGCGGACATGGTTCTTTGCAGTTCTGTGGACCAGGTGACGCGAtttgtgaggttgttgtAAGGTATGTTGTATCAGATGGtaaggtggtgatgaaaaAATGCGGTCTGCGTCGGCTGGTTTTGGCGTGGCGCAGCTCGGGGAAAGGCGTCGTAGACAAAATAATAGACAATGGAGCTATTCCGAAAGATGCTAACCAGAAACACCATGGATGTCTTCAACAGCTGTTGTAATATACTATATCAAGCACCTTTAAAGGAGCTGAAAGGGTATGTGGACTGCCCTTGCAGGCATATCACTTGCCATGGTATCTAGGTGAGTAGGTATCTTTAAAGACCTATTAACTACGTTCAAAAGTCTGTGAACTATCTTCAAATCCTCATCCAAAGTACAGATTCCATTTCTTTTGTCCACGACGTATTCAGGGGTCGGCTGACCGCTGCCTGGCCGCCGCTTGCATGTGGCCAAGCAAGCCACAGCGCCATAGCTCGTTTCTGGACGCGCGCTGAAGACAGGGGTCGCGCTGAAAACTAAAAACGCGCTCAAATCCAAGGCATGAATATGGATGTTAAATACTGCCATCGTTCCTCACTGTCGTATCACTTAGAGCCTGACTTACCCATATATGAGGTAGTTTGGATGCTGTGACCATGGCTGAAGGTATATCCGAGTTGGTTAATTCCTCTCGGCTGGTGACAGAGTTTTACCTCCCGACATTTGTTGTCCACCATCTTGAAACTATTAATGAAATCTGGGATCTGAGAGAAGAAATTGGCTATGGAGGATCTGGCGTGGTGCGAAAAGAGGAGCGTCGAGTTCACTCCAGTGGAGAGAAATATCAGGGTCCAATGGTACGAGCCGTGAAACAAATGAGAAAGGTTCCTCAAAACCCAGACCAAGGACAGTGGAATTATAGAGCCGAGTTGGAAGCAGTGGTGAAGTTCTCACAGCCAGAGGTATGCAAGCACGTGTGGTGGAAATATCCAATGAAAGTTAACATTCAGCAACTTGCTAGTATGACCCTTTCTTTGTGCGCACCTTTGGGTGGTTCGAAAACCAAGAATCTGTGTTTCTGGCCATGGAATATCTTCCATCCGGTGACCTAGAGAGATTCAGAAGGTCCTCGCCTCCGCTTTCCGAATCTGACACAAGCCTGATCGTGTGGCAGCTGATTCAAGGTGTGCGACACATGCACGATGCTGGGTTTGCGCATCGGGACTTGAAGCCAGGGGTAAGTGGTGATACTACGTGTTCTTCATGTCCTCGACCATGTCACATGTGTCCCAATACAGTCAGTCGTTATTGCCTGTAAATACCTAGCTCACATCGTCATACCCAGAATATACTCATTGCCTCAACATCCCCGATGTGGCACGTCAAAATCGCCGACTTTGGAATCAGCAAGCAAGCTATGCAGGGTGTAACACGCTTTCACACCATGCGAATCTTCGGGACCTTGGGATATATGGCACCCGAGGTATTGGGTTACTatgccaacaacaccggAACCAACAATACTACGATTGCATACACTATGTCGGTCGATATTTGGGCCGTTGGTGTAATTGCAATGACCTTGCTGCTTGGGCGCAATATCTTTCCTTTGCCGGGCGACTACGCCAAATATGTCTTTGGACAACGGGCTCTTGAATTTACCCGTGGTCAAGGTGAGGTTCTGACAGACGATTGCCAGGACTTTATCGCGGCCCTTCTTGCAGCGGATCCAATACTTCGGccgactgctgctgctgccctcgCCCACCCTTGGTTAATGCAGGCCACCGTAGCAACTGAACCTTCTCCAGTAAGAGAGATCCCGGACTCGGAAGCAGACTCAGACGAGGACTCCGCTCCATCTGATTCACTACAGCCTTCCACAAAGAATCCGTGGGCGACAATCGGCAGTAGAACTTGGCCGAGCAAAGGATCGAAGACATACAGCGACGCGCTCCTGACGAAGTTCAAGTACCTCTGGCTTGATATTATTCTTCTATCTCCCAAGTTCCATACTATTGAGTTCGAGAAGGTTTGTCTCTCTCCTTGTCCATTGGCCAGCCAATGGCACGATTTAACGGcgtccttcttcaccttAGACTCGGTTTTATGTTCTACGCTCCGATAACGCCACAGATATTGAGACAAGCGCTGCTCAGAGCGTGTGGACTTCTAGTCAGCGTGTCAACAAGATCCTTGACAAAGGATACCGGACATCCGCAGGCCATGTGGTTCTATTCTTCTCCGTGATTGGTAGGTAAGTAATCGTTTCACATGATTCAAATTACCTAATACTGGTGGAGGTAGGCAAGGTATTTTATCAAGACATGAAGCTGACACACACTGCACCAGTCGGCGGTTCTGTGGAGTAGCACAGATGACCAGCGCACTGGATTGGGAGAATACTGACCCCCattgggttgaggatgtctGGCAGGGACGGTTCACCTTGGCCTGGCTCAGTCATACAGAGCTCTCATTTGACCTTGTCAGCCATGTCCCGGTAAAGGAGACCACACCGGGTTTCAGAGCTATCGCTTGTTACGATGGCACTGAGATCTCACCTGGATCCGCATATGAATTATTGAGAGTTTTTTCGGCGGCGGAAAGACGGTGATCGTGGACTTGAGTTTATCGGGATCCCACATCAAGGTGCCTGGGTATCTAGGTAAGATATCTGGGTGGCCTTTGCTCTGCGATCGGGGTCAGAGAGTTGCTAGATCCTGGTATCATTCCATTGGGTCAGATTGGTTACATTATCTTATCAACCAGGACGAGGACTCCTACCTAAGTGCCGCCGAGAGGCCGGCCAACACAGAAGGACACGGTCACCGCGAGGGACCTTGATGGGGTAGTAACATTCTCAGGTACTTGTATATTCATGGCCAAAAACACTATCCTTCTCAACCGACAAGTAGACTCTTGTCAAATTAAAGGACTACAGCCAGACTTCGTGAAACAAACACCGGTTTCTCTCACCCATCTCCATTCATCCCTCGCCTTAAATCCACTGATAAACGCTGAGTTTGCTTGAACCACCGCAAGTCTCGGTGGGAGCACCAGTGCAGGCCAAATCACAATCCGTGTCTTCGAGTTGGACGCTCAAAGCATCTAGCTCATGGCCACAAAAGCATTCAGCCATGTATTGCAGTCCAAAGAAGACAAATCCAGAGTTGAGACAGTAATCCGCACAGCGTTCGATTGTCATGGCCGCAGGGGAGAAGCCAAAACCTCCAACAAGAGCCCGATCGGGGGCGGGGAGCTCGCTAAAGCATCCTTGGTACACTGGGGCGGAGACCTCAGGGTGAGGATAAGGCGTATGTGGAGGGGCCTCCTCAGAACTGCCCCAGAGAGAGATGCGGTTTGGACCTCCGCATGTCTGACCGGCGTCTCCAGTGCATTGCATGGAGCAATCTTCCGGGAAGGTAGGGAAGGAACCTGTGTCAAGAGAGTTGCCACAGTAGCTGTGAGACTTGTTAGATACCGAATGATACGGAAACGGGGAGAGCTTCTTTGACTTACCACTCGCCTCCATATTCTAGTCCCCAGAGGGTGAAGTTACGGGTGGGATCGGTGCAGTATGTCTCGCAAGCCTCCACGGTCATCGCCTCGAAGTCCGCGGTGCTCGCGCCGGTCAAAGCCCGAGTGGGAATTTCCGTATAGCAGCCGTAGAAAGTTTGCCCGACGACGGCGCGGACGAGGGCGGCAAGAGCGAGAACGGAGTACATCTTGATCGGTTGGAAAAAATCTTTGGTTGAGATTGTAGAGGATGTGGTgactgatgatggggggagaGATCAGAACGACAACATCGAGGGTGGTCGTCTTACTTATAGACTTCGAGGCATCACCCTCTTTGCTTCTTCATGGTTGTGGATATATTGTTGACTGAATGCGTCCCGTCTGGCCTATCTTCTGTGTCCCCAACACCATTGACTCGATACCACTCTGCATTGGTACTCTCCCAAGAAGGTAAACACGGAGTGCACCTGCCTGATCGCATCTCGACGAGCCTCGAACGCCCGGCTAACGACAAAATGTCTGGCATGCAGAAAAGACAATATCACATGCAGCCCAAAAGAAATATACATGCAAGTGGACCCCTGAATCCTTCGTACGATCCGTGGATCGAAATAGCCTCATGTCTCGTCAAGACATCGCCAAGACCTTTGAGATTGTGTAACCAATGCTGATGGGAAAATCGTGACATGAAGGTAACTAGGCAAGGTACCTACCGACGTAGATAATTGACTGCGGTTCTTGATAGAAGTGTGCCCATAGTTTTGTATAATCCTTCATTGCACTCAAGGCTGGCGCTCAGTCATTACATACCTGGAAAACCAGATCTTCAACGGCGAGGGATGCGGATCGTTCCGTTCCCCGAGGTCCCTGAGCTTGCAAGGGTCTAAAGCAGAAAGCTGCATATGCCAGCCCTCGGATTACCCCCCTGTACCTAGTTAGTAGGTACTTTTCTGCTTCTTACGCTCACCGATTTTCCACAACAAACGCCGAGTTGCGAAGATGGACTCACGCCGGGCGCCGGCAGGGAATATAATTCAATAGAGTGTCAGCCACTTGCCCAAGTTCTTTGACCGGACAAGTTCCGCCAGCAGGAAAAAAACAGTAAAGTAAGCGTGGCCAGAAGGGGGCGTGCTGCATTCACTGTTGCACAACATAGCCCAGAAATTGTTGGAGCCAGGACTCTTTGAACAGTGTCTAGAAGTTGCTTCGGTCAACGGGTTCGCCTCCAAAGATAGACAAGAGAGAGTAGCGTCGGTGTCACGTTAGGTGGATGCGATGAGACCCTGATGCAGATCGATTGTGATGTGAGGCTCCCCCATGCACACACATCCTTTGTAGCTGCAATATGTGAACCGCGGTTGCGGGATTGTTTTCCGCGCCATTCAGCGGTCAACGCCTGCAGGCGTGACATGGCCGATGCCAAACCGTCGGGGGTTTTACCTATTACccgtttcttttttattacACACGATCTGATCTCCGTCCATGCATGTCTCAATGGGCCCCTGGTTCCCTATTCTGTGGGGTTGTTCTGCCAGGTCTTGCCGCCCCCTGAAGAGGCTGATGGCCTAGACGACAGCTTGCCAGGGGCATGAATGCTACCCGAGTAACTAAGAAAACCTAAGCGGGAAGGTGACGGTTCTTGAATAACACCCCGGGGAGGTAGGCCAAGCAAAATAAACGGTCTGGACGCAAAAGCTGAACAAATGATCTCCACTGAGTACTACATGACTTGACACCCAGTCTCTATTGTCAGACCACCCCGCCTGCGGTAGAGTTGGACTTCTCAGGTTGTAGTCACA encodes the following:
- a CDS encoding hypothetical protein (COG:G; COG:O; EggNog:ENOG503PX64), which gives rise to MYSVLALAALVRAVVGQTFYGCYTEIPTRALTGASTADFEAMTVEACETYCTDPTRNFTLWGLEYGGECYCGNSLDTGSFPTFPEDCSMQCTGDAGQTCGGPNRISLWGSSEEAPPHTPYPHPEVSAPVYQGCFSELPAPDRALVGGFGFSPAAMTIERCADYCLNSGFVFFGLQYMAECFCGHELDALSVQLEDTDCDLACTGAPTETCGGSSKLSVYQWI
- a CDS encoding hypothetical protein (EggNog:ENOG503NZ7A), translating into MSAELALAVVSVVDICIKLANKTLRICQAFRTAKKDLCDQVLLLETIWTKLEIQLVFLRGIKDHLTEELAQCHFDLLQRLHGTLLQAVSQLEAAASSIVASTSTGQGHVLTRMLQLDRWRYAVAKRGLDALMTELQCWQSLFDPSWYTIMLIGGKVLDPALQQLGQDRSRQLPHKQSPASPLDHMFALRKAIDYTINTDIRSANSIVMDETGWDFTTATSIPFSSVNVVARPKSQSLYVMEGLGTAPNTNTNTTSDAYQLCRRLQSVDPSIFGLLRCKGLLEIIDDNKTFPPGPQIVYHTPAQADPLKPPTTLRSLLLEQRPVCLSSVIVLAKQLVRSVSFVHTCDLVHKNIRPDNILLFPTALASLRPLELGQAFLVGFSQFRSINMETNRLGDTAWSVHREPKMVKPHTLVIGAFALFGSVKAVTVGSTKHDPKPGPACLSPKAVQSASLYTGLEEGTTGIRPGLSKSDTNPSNFINFCVGQTLTNGRQNSAGSCNGIPMGKIPASSNMITSIITHPQPGDIIPAQKTFNVTIQTRHLRAGFLVNPSVAYYTAPQDLDENGDIIGHCHITIQNIGSLRSVNPPDPTKFAYFKGVDDEGNGKGGLQAEVTGGLLEGVYRVCTIISARNHQPVVMPIAQRGSQDDCTKFVVQKAE
- a CDS encoding hypothetical protein (COG:D; EggNog:ENOG503P4CR), which translates into the protein MAEGISELVNSSRLVTEFYLPTFVVHHLETINEIWDLREEIGYGGSGVVRKEERRVHSSGEKYQGPMVRAVKQMRKVPQNPDQGQWNYRAELEAVVKFSQPEVCKHYDPFFVRTFGWFENQESVFLAMEYLPSGDLERFRRSSPPLSESDTSLIVWQLIQGVRHMHDAGFAHRDLKPGNILIASTSPMWHVKIADFGISKQAMQGVTRFHTMRIFGTLGYMAPEVLGYYANNTGTNNTTIAYTMSVDIWAVGVIAMTLLLGRNIFPLPGDYAKYVFGQRALEFTRGQGEVLTDDCQDFIAALLAADPILRPTAAAALAHPWLMQATVATEPSPVREIPDSEADSDEDSAPSDSLQPSTKNPWATIGSRTWPSKGSKTYSDALLTKFKYLWLDIILLSPKFHTIEFEKTRFYVLRSDNATDIETSAAQSVWTSSQRVNKILDKGYRTSAGHVVLFFSVIGSRRFCGVAQMTSALDWENTDPHWVEDVWQGRFTLAWLSHTELSFDLVSHVPVKETTPGFRAIACYDGTEISPGSAYELLRVFSAAERR